The following are encoded in a window of Lichenicola cladoniae genomic DNA:
- a CDS encoding phage fiber-tail adaptor protein: MDRLCRTAPRPPSGVGWDVSRARTLVLAAPRPLRGVRPSRVHLEWAAKASADCLDFALDPSPVLADAGDTLVGASVTVPAVVNDTDLVVLWCTIIGGLVVIMTGGGQPCTRVPVQVTLTTAAGRRLFESVLLPIDNDSPATVPQTVAQLAGGIAIAPNAIALPDGSILTDSLGQPFILA; this comes from the coding sequence ATGGACCGCCTCTGCAGAACAGCGCCCAGGCCGCCGTCCGGCGTTGGCTGGGACGTCAGCCGGGCCCGGACGCTGGTGCTGGCTGCGCCACGTCCGCTGCGCGGCGTCCGGCCGTCGCGCGTGCATCTCGAATGGGCCGCCAAAGCAAGCGCCGACTGCCTCGACTTCGCGCTCGATCCGTCCCCCGTGCTGGCCGACGCTGGAGACACGCTGGTCGGCGCCTCGGTCACCGTACCGGCGGTGGTGAACGATACCGACCTGGTGGTCCTCTGGTGCACGATCATCGGTGGCCTGGTGGTGATCATGACCGGCGGCGGCCAGCCGTGCACCCGGGTGCCGGTGCAGGTCACCCTGACCACGGCGGCCGGACGGCGTCTGTTCGAAAGCGTGCTCCTGCCGATCGATAACGATAGCCCGGCGACGGTTCCGCAGACGGTCGCGCAGCTGGCGGGCGGGATCGCGATCGCGCCGAACGCCATCGCGCTGCCGGATGGGTCGATCCTCACGGACAGCCTCGGCCAGCCCTTCATCCTCGCCTGA
- a CDS encoding glycine-rich domain-containing protein → MDLLIAPNTVAYAARDVAPANGTPGWATGGNPGTGVPATIDEAYQYNALIEEVTNVIKASGVALDRTNNAQLLGAVSGRLINIRTFQTSGTYTPAAGVTKVKVTVVGGGAGGSECQGNSLAASISGGGGGGGGAAISLIPVSSIVAPVAVTVGVQGTQQVSGGTSSFGNYVSATGGTGSKFTGGGVSPGGGGGVGLNGNVANINGSDGSDGQSGASFIFAGDGGSSFLGGGGRAGNLGGTSGGNYGGGGGGAYDATLSNNQYPGGAGAPGVVIVEEYA, encoded by the coding sequence ATGGATCTTCTGATTGCACCGAACACGGTCGCTTATGCGGCGCGCGATGTCGCGCCTGCGAACGGCACGCCAGGCTGGGCTACGGGTGGAAACCCCGGGACCGGTGTGCCCGCGACGATCGACGAGGCATACCAGTACAACGCCCTGATCGAGGAAGTGACAAACGTCATCAAGGCATCGGGTGTTGCGCTCGACCGGACCAATAACGCGCAGCTGCTCGGTGCAGTGTCGGGTCGCCTGATCAATATCAGAACCTTCCAGACCAGCGGCACGTACACGCCGGCCGCCGGGGTGACGAAGGTCAAGGTCACCGTCGTCGGCGGTGGCGCTGGTGGTTCGGAATGCCAGGGCAACTCCCTTGCCGCGAGTATCAGCGGCGGCGGCGGTGGCGGTGGCGGCGCGGCAATTTCCTTGATCCCGGTTTCGTCGATCGTGGCGCCTGTAGCGGTCACCGTCGGCGTCCAGGGAACGCAGCAGGTCTCTGGAGGAACCTCGTCCTTTGGTAACTACGTTTCGGCGACCGGGGGAACTGGCAGCAAATTCACCGGGGGTGGCGTTTCTCCAGGCGGCGGCGGCGGTGTCGGCCTGAACGGAAATGTCGCAAACATAAACGGCAGCGACGGCAGCGATGGTCAATCCGGCGCCTCCTTCATCTTTGCCGGAGATGGCGGATCGAGCTTCCTGGGCGGCGGCGGTCGCGCCGGAAACCTCGGCGGAACGTCCGGCGGCAACTACGGCGGCGGCGGTGGCGGGGCCTACGACGCCACCCTGAGCAATAACCAGTATCCCGGAGGTGCCGGGGCACCCGGCGTCGTCATCGTCGAGGAATATGCATAG